The region CTCGCCGAAGCCGCCCTCAAGTCCATCGCAGAGCGCCGCGCCATCGGCATGGACGAGATCTGAGACCATCTACGAAACCTTATCCTGAGGAGGACCGTGAGGTCCGTCTCGAAGGATAGGCGGCATATTCCAGAACAAGCGGCACATCCTTCGAGACAGCGCTTCGCGCTTTCTCAGGATGAGGCTGCAAGTGGTTGAGACCAGGTTCTGAGAGAAATTCAGGGAACACGTGCCATGAACAGTCTCGGCATAGGATTGATCGGCACCGGCTTCATGGGCAAGTGCCACGCGCTTGCCTACGGGTCGGTCAAGGCCGTTTTCGGGGATGTGCCGGATATCCGGCTGGAGGTGCTTTGCGACGTGCCGGCCGACAAGGCGGATGCCTTCGCCGACCAGTTCGGCTTTGCCCGGGCGACGGCAACCTGGCAGGACCTGATCGCCGATCCGAAGGTCGATATCGTCTGCATCACCACGCCGAACAAGGTGCACAAGGAGATGGCGTTGGCGGCCCTGGAAGCCGGTAAGCACGTGCATCTGGAAAAGCCGATGGCGCTGACGCTGGAAGATGCCCGTCAGATGCTGGCGGTTTCGGAACGGACCGCCGCGAAGACCATTGTCGGCTACAATTACCTGCACAATCCGGCGATTAGCCATGCCCGCAAGCTGATCGCGGAAGGGGCCATCGGCCGCATCGTTCACTTCCGCGGCATGGTGGACGAGGACTACCAGGCCGATCCGGAGCTTGCCTGGACCTGGCGGGCAACCAGGGCGGATGCCGGGCTTGGCGCCCTCGGCGATCTCGGCTGTCATCTGGTCTCGCTGGCAACGGCGCTCGTCGGACCGGTCGAAAGCCTGATTGCCGAGACCAGAACCGTTCACGCCACGAGGCCGCTCGACGACGGGTCGGCCGAGCGCCGGCCGGTGGAAAACGAGGATATCGCCTCGGCGCTGGTCACATTCGAAAACGGCGTCCACGGGGTCATCTCCACCTCGCGCAGCGCCTGGGGCCGCAAGAGCTATATCGCGTTCGAAGTCCATGGGACCGAAGGCATGATCACCTTCGATCAGGAACGCATGAACGAATTGCGGCTCTATCAGAACCGCGGCCCGTTCGG is a window of Roseibium salinum DNA encoding:
- a CDS encoding Gfo/Idh/MocA family protein — its product is MNSLGIGLIGTGFMGKCHALAYGSVKAVFGDVPDIRLEVLCDVPADKADAFADQFGFARATATWQDLIADPKVDIVCITTPNKVHKEMALAALEAGKHVHLEKPMALTLEDARQMLAVSERTAAKTIVGYNYLHNPAISHARKLIAEGAIGRIVHFRGMVDEDYQADPELAWTWRATRADAGLGALGDLGCHLVSLATALVGPVESLIAETRTVHATRPLDDGSAERRPVENEDIASALVTFENGVHGVISTSRSAWGRKSYIAFEVHGTEGMITFDQERMNELRLYQNRGPFGEQGFKTLLSGPAHPPYGQFVPAAGHQLGFNDLKVIEAHEFLQAISQHRPAVPSFREALHFEAVIHAIAEAASGQKRVFVK